tgcaacaaaatgtacatacattataaaaactctgtttaaacagaattttaaataaTCCTCTCTGTTTCTAAGAATAGTCATATTTGACCAATGTGATCTAGTAGCATCTACATTCAGTAGATTTCTACCAAGGCCTCCACAGAACTTCACAATCGGGATCCTCGTCTGTGATGCTCTGAACTGTGGAGCTCAGAGAGATTTCAGCCTTGGTCAGGTTGTCATCAAAACAAGCCTTAGTGCTTTTAAGACGGTTCAGCTGTCGTCTCTGttgctggttctgctgcagcagctgggtCAGGAAGCAAACTGTCATCTCCAGGATCTCTGCTTTCTCCAGCTTGGAGTCTGGTTGCTGTTTGAGGAACTCTGGACCCAGGAGAGACTTGAGCTGCTCGATGCTGCTGTTGATTCGCTCTCTGCGTAACTTTTCCACCAGAGGCTTTCTGAGCTGTAGAAAGAATAGAGAAGTCATTAATAAACCTATCATGGAATGAAATGTTGCTGTTAGTAGAAAAAGCTTAAATATTAACAGGTTTTCTGAGAATCTAACTTACCTTGTGGTTCAGAGCCAGATGCTCCTGAGAGTTGGTCATCGCTGCAGTGATTGTAGGTGCCATTATTTGGTGTTGATGCTGTGGAGGTCTCTGAAGAGAGAATCTGATCTCTGCTGGCTGCCGGCTCCTATTTATAGTCCCAGATCTCCATATCAATGTGTGGGTCTCTCTCTGGTTGAGCTTTCCCACAGTCTGAGCCAATCAGATCTTCTAGACAAACAATGGGCATGTGGGGCACTAACATGCTGTCGTTAATGCCTGCAGGGATAATTGTTAGATTTGAGAAAGAGCAGGTGGAGCAGACTCGCAGCACTTTGTGTCAATGTGGGAAAGTAGTGACCCTGGAAGCTGATATGCTCCCTAAGGTGGAGATCAATGGAGTTAGAATAACAGCAcacttttaaatttaacatttccaaactgaaacaaaacagctttcagattcagagaaaataaacattgattggttaaaactaaaaataatatataaagtaacaaaagtttatttttctttattctaaaataattcACGTTTTTAGTTTTATAGCAGAATTACATGAAAAGGAAGAATCATATGAAGTGTCATTAATAATTTAGCATGGtagaaatcattaaaaatacaattcatGTCAATTAGCATGCTGAGGTCCAGATGCAGCTGAGTTTTGGCACGTGCCCTTTTTGAGCAGCAGCGTAATTATTAACCGACACGTGCCTTGTAGCCAGTGTGAGTAGCATGTTGAGCTGAGTTTCCCACACTGAGTGTCTGCTGTGATTAGAGAACCACAAAAGGCACGTCTGTGACAGGTGGTCTTAGACACAGAGCATTACATCACCAACCATCTGGAGGGAGAAGAACCCATTGATGGCTTTGACAATTTATATAGGCCAAATTCAAGTAAGAACTATGTACTAGCctgtacaaaaatgttttttgttaaattttagcACTGTAATTATCTCAAATTGTTACCCCATGATCAAAATTGTAAACACCCTCATAAAATGAAGTCTGGTTCCACTTCTAAACAATGGAACAGTCTTTGGGGACACAATGTCTTGAAGTGTGTCAAATCTCTCAGGAGAACTAGTAATTTGCTACAAGTGTATCTCATTCACCTACATTATTAGTATCCAGAGTTAGTTGTATTACTTTGCAACATTTTCCATAGCATTTTATTGTTGTGATCTGTTGTAATATGTAGATGTGttgatttattactttttttttttttttacatatttatgaaaTTTTACCTGAATGTAAGTAGCCATAGAAACTTGtcccacttttttaaaattgtaaagaTGAGGATAACGTAAACAGAATAACTGGAGATTTTCACAAGTGTTTGAATTCAGGTTGGTTAATTTGGacataaaatgtgatttcaCATTCTTTTTccttaaagaaaagaaaatttggaaagaaaaagcatattttgtccaaatatatgtatatgtatttaaatatatgaaaatattttttatttatattgtcaataacaatataaaatgtACTTCTTTATAGaatcaatttaaatataaacaattgTATAAAAAATGTGCTTACATAAAATCGATCATAAGTTCTAAGTAAATCAGAATTTAATAACGGTTCATTCTAAAGATGCTACAGAATTTAAGTGGGCAGTGATATGCAACTTTCTTTAAATATCAACAATGAAGGATGTAGTGCCATCTAGAGGTACACAAAACAAATTGTAAATAACTGAATTAGCTACACCTTTCCACTAAACTGTAGTGGCCCCAAAAAACAGTGGAAGCACCAAGAAGATTGTAATGAAGtttgaaaatcttttctttgacacccttttattcattttatttttcttttgtttgctatATTGTTTAAGCTATGTCTTCTACTCTGATGGAGTAATATTGTacatagaaaaatgtaaaagtgtcAAAGCCaccctttcaaaaatatttccctcTACATTATCCTCTTTCAGGTCAGTAATTACAAACTACAAAGTTGTTCTGTAAACTTGTAAATCagttttgtgttgcattttttcttctcatatCATTAATGAGCCCATTTGTTAGTCTCAATGGTGACGAAGTGCTGTGGAGAATCATGATTTCAACAAGTACCTCTCAATCCCCTGTTTGAGAGGTTATTTTTATGAGTACACTACTGTTTTTACTTTAGGTTTCTCCTTTGGCGTCTGGTCTTAATATTGCTTCGGTATTAAAAATCCaatattcataaaatgtttaatggtGAATTGTCTTTTGTTTGAATATATTTCTGTTGTTAAAATCAATTTGTGCCATTAAGCCAGAACTTAACATATATGTGGAAGTGGTAAGATTCCTGTGAATGAATACATTAAAGAAACTGAAttggcaaaaatatatatttgggAGAAACAAACCTACAGAAATATTAACTTTGTAAAAAAGTAACAGATTTACCTAAGTGAGGCTGAAAACAACTTGTGTATCTGGAGCTGGGCTCCTTTGTAATCTGTCTCCCTTCAGGTCAAAGGTCGGGATCTATTGTCCCACAGCGACTCTGTGAGTGAGCCTTTTCTGTTTTCCCACACTCCGTCCTATGATGAGAGGAACAATAGAAGTGTGCCTCATTATGCAAAGCATAAGGCAATCATGACCTCTTTAAGGAGGGTCATTGTTATTCAGTATTTCACTTTCAAACATCTAAAAGTGAAGGTTCTgcacaaagacataaaaatttttcacagttttgatttttttcaattgCAAGAACAAAATGGCATTAAAATTGTTACAAATCAGAGCAGAATCTCCTCAGTGTGTGCTCTGTGTGCCACTAAATAGGCTGTTGCCTCTGTCAAACAAACATAATGAAATTTGTGCTTACTAAGAGAAACTTGTACATAAAACATGTACCTTTATTAACTACAATAGATTCTATGATCCTAGTTTAATTTGGTtaatagaatatttttgaaattaatggttattttagatattttacttATTGTCATACTTTTTGAATTGTAATTAGTATTTTTCTTCCATATCAAatgtttaaacacatttaagagGGAAGGGGCTGCTTTTCGACACGTGCCAAATCCCTTTGGAGATTGGTCGACTGCTGGTGAGGTTGATTATGTTAATTACGTAAAACTCCTCTTCAGGGCTTTTTCATTCACTGCTGATTAAATGAAATCCGCTCATCCACCTAAACCTAAATGTACCCTCTTtccatatttctttaaaacatttaaagttgttcaaatttaaaatttcttaagaCATTAGgtctaaaagaaaatcattccTATCTCAATTGAAATCAACATTTGACAACATAACTGTTATTAAATTTTCACTAAATCTTTTGCTGTGTAATGAGTTTTGTAGGTCACTAAAACTGAATAAGCAAACTGAATCATCATCAAAGATGCATACTGTTATATAAGATTTAGCTTTCAAAGATTTAtcttttagctttaaaaacctttaaaagttgaaaaggcTTCAGTATTGAAGTTTGTATTAGGCAGGTAAAATTAAAGTAACAAATGCTAACAAttcaataatacaaaaaatatttagacaaCATTGAagcaataaaatcacaaaataaggCAAGATTTCACTAcattcatgttaaaaataattttctctttaaagaaGGAGCTATTTTTAGTGTGCAAAGGTGCAAAATgagttaagaataaaaaagcagaaatcaacTGGATTACTAAAACATGAAAGAACGCATTCTGATGTAGGCCTTTTACAGTTAGTGCTCAGTCTCTCAGTTAACCTGTTTCTCCTCAGGTCAAAGGTCCAGATCTATTGCCCTACAATGACTTTTATCTGGTTTCCCACTCTATTGTTCTGTAGGAACAATAGAAGTGTGCATCATTAAGCACATTAGGTACACTGTCATGACTCTTTTTAATGGGGGGACAcgtcaacacattttttttttatttctaacattgGCATTTAAATCAACACATAAAACAATGCTGTGACACAATTTGTAGTTTAGTTTTGCTGAGTCTTTTTGAGACTTTTTATACAGAAGTAACTGAATAtatagttgaaaccagatgttgACATAGATTGTATAAAACATTCTTTTTCCTCATTGTGTGAGTAGCTGCTCAACCTACATAAGTAGAGTTGTGAAGCCTAAGTCACTGATTATCAATTTATGATTATTGCCTGGtctaaatttataaattttacttatttgttacTTAAAAACCCAAaggtagtaaaaaaaaagtgcaatgaTGTGATTTTAGTTTCAGCTCAGTTGTTTATTAAAGGCACAATGAGACAGAAAGTACAGAAGTTTCTGCAGGAAGTGATGACACATCACAACAACTTGTCGATTTCAACAAGAAAAAGTCTAAAGATAAGAGAAACatcttttttaaagacaaatgacAATACAGtattttcaaatacaactcatattattgattaaatgtttaacaaagttaaaaaatagaCTGACCTTACAACAGATCACATAATGACTAAGCCTAACTTAAATGTGAGACCATCACACCAAAGCATTTACAAAGTAACATTAGAAATGAACTATTGTCACAGATCCTTTAGTAAATTTTCAAGCATCAGTTGAAAAAATCACTCAAAAACCAACATGGAGTTTTCACTGGGAGGGTGTTGTAACTTATTAGGTGATATACAAAGACATAAAAGTTGCACAGAAGGTAATTCTGCTAACtcagaaaaagttcaaagaaatttgtcctacaaaaaagaagacaatttCATTTTTGACCATTATGATCAGTACTAAACAATTTGTAGTAAATCACAGAATTACAGAGAAATCCCAATTGCAAAGACAATTTGATTTGcaatacatttcttttgttaaaagaaaacacaatgttGTTTCCACAGGAAATGTGATAATATGCATCATAAAAgcacaattaaattaaatgcttaTTTTCATTCAATAGAAGTAGTCCAAAGAAACACATGTCAGTACATGTTCTGTCTACCAGTCTGGTATACTTTTTCAGGCAATGACCTCAGGCTGTCGATGTCTACCATGGCCTCCAGGGGGTGCTGGTGGTTGGACTCTTGACTTTATTGATACTTGTCTGGACTGTGTAGTTCACAGAAGAGAATTTTGCCTCTTTCAGGTTCTTCTCAGAGGAAGTCTGCAGCTTGCTGAAGTTGTTCAACAGTTTCTTCTGGGACTGCGTCTTCAGTTCGTCTTTGGAGAGGAAGTTTGTCACCTCTTGGACACATCTGGCATAGCCTAACTCAACAGCTCCTGTGTCTAGagctggatgctgctgctgcttctgcagtTGTCTCAGGAAGAAAACGGTCATCTCCAAGATGTCTGCTTTCTCCAGCTTAGACTCTGGCTGCTGTTTGAGAAACTCTGGAGCCAAGAGAGACTTGAGTTGCTCGATGCTGTTGTTGATTCGCTCTCTGCGTAGTTTCTCTACCAGAGGCTTTCTGAGCTGCAGAAACAAGAACAATGCAGTTATTAAACTCATTCTGCAGTGTGGCATTGGTATCAACATTTACAAAGTCCCACAGATGATAATTATGCTTCTTTGAACTTCATATTTACCTTGTGGTTCAGAGTCAGATGCTCCTGAGAGTTGGTCCTTGCTGGGCTGATTGTGGGAGCCATATCAGGATCTCTGTTCTGTGGAGGTCTCTGTAGAGAGAATCTGATCTCTGATGGCTTCGTCCCTCCTATTTATAGTCCCACATCTCCATCTGAATGTGTGGGTCCTGGTTTGGAAGAAGTTTCCCACAGTCTGAACCAATAATGACACAGGCCAAGAAAGAATAGAAGTCTGCCCTGCCACATGCTCAGTGCTCATGTTAGTGGGGGACAATAGTTTGATCTCAGGGGAACAGGTGGAGGAGTGGTGGGAGATGGAGGGAAAGAGACACTGAGCTCTGTATGAATCTGGGAAAGAGGTGATTTCTCATGGAGATCAGATCTACTGCTTGATTCTGAGATCAGTTACATTGCACCAATTATCCTTTCTAacaagtaaaacatatttagtagtttgttttatttcttgataTAGAACATTTGTCTTATGTCATAATTGCAGCTGTTTAAA
Above is a genomic segment from Xiphophorus couchianus chromosome 20, X_couchianus-1.0, whole genome shotgun sequence containing:
- the LOC114134865 gene encoding transcription factor HES-5-like, with amino-acid sequence MAPTITAAMTNSQEHLALNHKLRKPLVEKLRRERINSSIEQLKSLLGPEFLKQQPDSKLEKAEILEMTVCFLTQLLQQNQQQRRQLNRLKSTKACFDDNLTKAEISLSSTVQSITDEDPDCEVLWRPW
- the LOC114134928 gene encoding transcription factor HES-5-like, yielding MAPTISPARTNSQEHLTLNHKLRKPLVEKLRRERINNSIEQLKSLLAPEFLKQQPESKLEKADILEMTVFFLRQLQKQQQHPALDTGAVELGYARCVQEVTNFLSKDELKTQSQKKLLNNFSKLQTSSEKNLKEAKFSSVNYTVQTSINKVKSPTTSTPWRPW